A segment of the Scomber japonicus isolate fScoJap1 chromosome 5, fScoJap1.pri, whole genome shotgun sequence genome:
tcATGATTGATCAGGAGGTGCCGCTTACAGATGAAGATTTTCCTATAACTTAAACCCACAGAgacattttttacatatttattttaatcactgtgctgctgtttagttttactttaaatTATAGCTGAATGTGTAGCTAcatttgcttttccttcctgATTTTTGTCGTTTCATTTCCCACATCATGTCTGAATTCCATTTTACCTTTTATATTGTAACATAGgccatattatttttttaactttgtcttttttttgtgccaTATATTGCTGTGGTACTTTGAATATTGAGTAGCGTGGGGATCTGTAACAAGGTACGGTATGAAAGGCGTACTCAAGTTGTGAAATACTGTGACCTAAAAACATTCAACATCAATGTGTCAGGAGTGTCAGTCATTTTTGTGAAACTAGATTTTTGTATGCCTGGCTGATTTTGTTGCAAGCAAATCTTTAGTTATTACTGTGGACtgataatactgtagtactgctcCCAGCTGCTTGTATCGATTCACATACctttagctttttttccccaccagTTTCTTCAGCCTCCATCTTGAATGTGCATGTATCTCGGCAGCATTTTATTTCACGTTCATTGCAGCCCTGTTGATACGATATTACGCTAAACTACGTTTCTTGTTATTGTACCACCTCACTCGTTTTTCACATTGAAAACCTTCCCTCACCTCTGAGTTTGACATGTTATGGCcttatttatattactgtatggAGGTTTGCTTCACTCTGCTCGGATTTGGTAAATGTACTTACCTACTTAAAACTGAAATGTTAATGAGAATCAAACAATCTCTTCTGCATGTCAGTACAATGTGCATGTCACTTTATATGAACTCTAGGGAGAAAAAGTGAATGTCTCCTGAATTGCAGTCATGACTGTAcattatgttttgtattttgtctgtgcaaacaataaaaacacaggcagctgttttttttttttccaaaacattgtactgatgttttttttgcacagcCAGCCATGCCACTGTTTCAAATATATTGTAGGTTGTCACTTATCTAATGAGCTCTGACATTTACCATCTTTCAATTTTGGGGTTACAaagtataaaaaatgtattacaacttTATCTCCTAAACAAAATACAATTAGTACAGATATTTAACATCACAATATAGATCTATATtgtaaaaatgctgcttttcttgTCTATCCATGAGTATGAAGTAAAATATTTAGGTATATTGGCTACATGCTGTACAGTGGTAGGAGTAATCTGTTTGTacaggtaaaaagaaaaaggaccTACCTGAGTTTTATACACAATTCAGTTTTGTCATTTGTATAATTTAGGTAACAGCTTAAGTTCTATTAAAAAGGTCAGACTCAGTGCTCCTGCAAGGCCATTTAGTCATGATCCTTCTGGATTACATTACATGAACAAGGAGTGGTATGAAATGTGAGTGTCTTTCTGGCTTAAATAACATTGGGTTGAAGATGAAAAGTCCCAGAGTCAGCAGCCCGCTGGTGATGGAGCAAAGTAATACAGAGCCAGCAGGATCAGATAAACGATCACCAGAGCTGTACCTGCATGAAACAAGACAGAGGATCAAAGttagtattttttatatatatatatatatatatatatatatatatatatatatatatatcaggcATATTTGGCAGTTTTACAATTATGTCGAACACACTCCGTTCAGAAACATGAACTGTTAGGCCTCAACAAACAATAACTTAAAGATAAATGACTAAACCTGACAGCCACTGTGGTTTGCTGCTGATCAGAGTcgttaaatgtaattaaagccATCCAAACTCTTGTTTTGATTTACCATAGCGTATGAATGTAAACTGAaggtaaataaaatgttaactgCAAGGGATTATTGATCACTTGGGCcgagcagtttttttttaagcatgatGAAATCATTGGAATTCTGAAAATGCTCAGCAGTAATGCAAACTACTCTTAAGGTTCACTCAATCTTTGAGGACACCTCACATAATTCACAAGGGGGCATCACATCATGAGGACAGGAATGATTAACTGGAAGTTTTTTGGAAGATTCATATGACATTATTTCATTTAGATTTCTTTTCTATTTGCAGAAAACCTACCTTGAAAATAATCAGACTTGCCATCCATGAAGATATAGTTAACCAGAATAACACTGAAGATGCTGGCCCATAGGTGTAGGTCACTGAACAGGAGCACAAACCCCACATCCTGTGCAAAGCAGAGATGGAGTTTAGTTACAGTGAGCTGTAAACCATAAAAGGAAGGTATCTTTATATATGAATCAATGATCAAAAAGAAGAGGATGTCTTACGTAGAAGGCATTAAATAAGACCAGAATTGGAATCTGTAGCATGCAGACCTGCACAGCGATGCAGCTCCCCACCTCCAAGCTgacaaagaaagcaaaaagTTTAGATACAGACATCGCTTTCTGAACATTATAAGCACCTTTTCATGAGGCAAAATTTACCTAAGACTGATGTTGTTTTGGAGAGCAAACTGAATCCCATTGACAATCTCTGGGATCTCAGGAACCATAGCGAGAACTGTTACCCCGATGAAATactggagaaagaaagagaaacatcaGCACAGCAGGAGGATGAGGTCAAACCGAAAGTTCCTCTGATGTTTGGCCCGACCTGAGAGATGTTGGGCTGGTTGAGAATAGGTTGGATGTGCTCAGTGGCGAGGTCGGCGCAGGCGGACATGAGCACAGTGGCCATGATGAGGATGACCAGAGACCTCCACCGCGACCAGTGGACCACTGCGCCATGGTGGCCAGTCActggacagacacacaaagaggaCATGGTATGTTTGGATAGCATTACCTGAACCCTCACTGCTCACTGTATTATAGCTCAGTAATGCAGGGTGCAATTCTGTGTTAGCTATGAACTCTAAAGGAAGGCACTCATACCCTGTCCTTCTCCAACATGAATGTCATAAATGTGGGAGTGTGTCTTCAGTGTGAATATCAGTCCAATGATGTAGGCAACCGGCAGGAGCACAGACACGGTGTACACCAGTGGCctaacaacaaagaaaacacacgATTAATGAGagcaaagaaatataaaaacagcagcttgcaacattatttaataaattaataagaCAATAAAGTGATTTTAACAGGGGTTTTCTCATTTGGTTAAACTATTTTAATCACTGCAGACCACTTTCATAACATTTCACTAgttttttgattcatttatcaCCTTCCTAGTAGAAACTGGTTTCCATCTGTTTCACAGTGGTATGAAAGTCAGCTGCCAACTAGCCTGAGAAACAATTCgtggtggtgtttagctcagtgggtagagcacccaccccatatatatatatatctatatatatatatatatatatatatatatatatatatataggctgCAGGCCtcctggttcaaatcccacaCCAAGCAATCCTATCCTGTGTGTCATAGCCCCCCTCtttgcctcccatttcctgtctctctctctctctctctactaacctgtacattctaggcaaaaagccccaaaaatataccggtacttaaaaaaaaaaaaaaatgtacagtcaATTTTATGTTATCAATGGATGGCGATACAGCTGTGAGTAGAGTCTGTTCTGTAACTCCTTATTATGTTTGCTCACAACAGCACTACCATGTTAGGATAATACAACttagaaataaaatgtgatggCAATAGATCAGGTTATGTCAACATGACAGTATAAACATATAAAGTATAATTTCTTACTCAACATGGCTGTGGAACAAAGTACCATTGTTCTGTTGGATAAAAAGACAAGGATTATCACATTGTACATAAACAGTGCATGTAAGtcacacattgttttttatattgAGTTTAGAAGGTTTGAGGGTTTGTCCCGGCTGAGGATGCTGACCAGATCGTAATGACAGTTGTGGCAGACAAACGGCCCACTGCTGTTTCCTCCAGTAGAGTTGGTGCAGGCGTCGCACACCAGGTTCCCATAAGCCTTGGAGAACAGCGTGGGGGCAAATACACCTGTCATTGACAGTAAggggaatgaatgaatgcattttGGTAATGTTTTACATTGCAGTTTATTTCAGTCTTGGGGCACAGAAATAGATTCTGCTGCTATCATCTGAATATCattacacattttcttgttAAGTGTGAAATTGATTATTTGACCTATGTACAAACATGGGCATGTTTGAAATATTATACATATCTTTTCTTACTGGTTGATATTTTTGGGCATGTGACTCTTCCTTTACATTTCTTTACACTGTACTTATCTGATGGTCCAGTGCctaaaaaaacatattcattcCAGTTTATAGTTTTAGTGTTCAGTAAGGGTAAAAAAAAGTATCTATTAATTTACAaacttttttaatttacaaagaAATGGTGTCACAAGTTGCAACAAGTTGAACTatctttgatttgattattattttaatttgacacAATAAAGAAGCAACAACAACCTCAAAACAGCCATACAAATGCAACAATAAAAGCTACAAAaaagactgcagctgttttgCCTGCAGGTGGCGTAAGTGTAGCAGCTTGAGGATGCTCTAGGTGATGCAGGGAGCATTTGTAGAACTCAATACCCAAACAGCTTCAACTAGTGGCTAACTAAATATGACTGAGTTTGTGAGTTGGAGGCCAGCTCCATGAGGTACTTTGCACTTAAACATACATCTAGAAAAGTCCtgaaaattatattatattaatattatattaattatattaatataatatttgacATTTCCAGAAACATACAGCTGGATGGTGATGTATTGCTTTTAAGTTATTTACCTCCCACAGAGATGAAGAGCAACGCAGAGCTCACTCCTGTGCAGCGGCTGTTGAATCGCTGCTCACTGTGTCTCAGCCCTCCAATTATCATGCAGATACCctgaataaaagacaaaaagcttAATTTGCCCACATCGTTTCCAATTTCACTGATTTAATGATTTGATGAAATGATACTATGCTAAATGGAAATAGACTGACatgaaagattttaaaaatgagtcaaacaaTTTCCACAGTTGTTCAGGTAGAACTCTGGTTCTTAAAATGGCTTTACATCCTTTTgagaattatttttttttattgtatcatTCTCTAACATCTAAAATGTGATGAAAGTGGCTTACAGGGATGAAGAGGATGCAGCCCAGCAGCGTGCCAGTCAGTGCTGCCTTCACAACCTCCTGCAGACATGGATTGCCTGCCTGGTGACCCCTGAGCAGAGCTGTGATGTAAAAGCTCAACTCTGTGATGGAGCCGAAGGTGGCGTTCACCACTGCACCCACAGCAAAGTTACTCTGGGCTGAGATGCTGCAAGTGCCAGAATGACTAAAATGAACATCTGAAGCATTTTGATAAAACACTCTAGCTAGAAAGGTCAACATCAAATtcaatttcttttatttcaccTTGAGACACTTTCCAGGTGTTTTTTCAGGTAGTGAGAAACAGCTCACCTGGCAATGCCCATACCGATGTAATATGACAGAGGTATGATGGAACCGACCGCTGTGGCGAATTTGACATTTGAGCTGGCATACTGGTTTTCTCTGTCAATGTAACCGATCACCATGGCAATTATTACAAGAGGGAGGAGGTCTGAGATGAGGGTCAAAGATGACAACAGGTCTTCATATGATGCACACtgacacacgaacacacacatacacacacacattatacatttaaatagtAAAGGATACTGACAGCAAATACATTAATCCCATCGACAGTATACTTGTAGTAGTACCAGTTTGTAGCATGGTAGCAGCACAGCAGCGCTCTGGCCTCATAGCCTTGATGCTAAGggtcaagtaaaaaaaagaagctgtgcATGAGCATCACAACAACACTGACAAGACTTGCGTTTCTTCAAGTTTAACACTGAAGCTTATTAATGCTAAATCTCTGCCTTGCCTTCCTCTGTGAACAGGTAGAGACAGAAACATCCTCAGGAGCCAAAAGAAGAATGACGCTCAAAGTGCGTGCGTTCATCTTCGCAACAGGGATGGTGAAGACCAGGATCCAGGAGAAGAAGCAGGCCAGGGAGTGGATGCCCACCAAGAGAGGATATCCCAACAGCAGCCACACATAGGTGGAAAGACGATGCTACACAACAAGAAGTACtgcatatgaatatatacagatagatagatggatggacggatggatggatggatggatggatggatagatagatagtgctTGTATATAGAATacaaacatttgactggtactgtatgtatactttaaatgttgaaagttaCCCAATATGGAGTGCGCACAGGTCGCCCTGGCATCTCT
Coding sequences within it:
- the LOC128358308 gene encoding uncharacterized protein LOC128358308, translated to MSLSSSPSTDASSRRRRPTEYCHDLPWEQDHPAGYDGQIHDRLCRDQQPNSSDTPSTHSTCPALCTTKYMSAHTCPSHHACDDSWEELQSKRTIRAENEVEANKLVNNYRFGFRKWKSHVTERPFEDRSEVVKELYSELNVIRPHTGPGHLITCGNVAYVLLFGWWVCLAYLLVSILMFISVAAVPYGQLCLKLSCYFLWPFGKSIHEIGNTVRRCCEQMPDCDCTIEGMDDNSPVLLPSPTEVPVPEMPGRPVRTPYWHRLSTYVWLLLGYPLLVGIHSLACFFSWILVFTIPVAKMNARTLSVILLLAPEDVSVSTCSQRKHQGYEARALLCCYHATNWYYYKYTVDGINVFAVNLLPLVIIAMVIGYIDRENQYASSNVKFATAVGSIIPLSYYIGMGIASISAQSNFAVGAVVNATFGSITELSFYITALLRGHQAGNPCLQEVVKAALTGTLLGCILFIPGICMIIGGLRHSEQRFNSRCTGVSSALLFISVGGVFAPTLFSKAYGNLVCDACTNSTGGNSSGPFVCHNCHYDLNNGTLFHSHVEPLVYTVSVLLPVAYIIGLIFTLKTHSHIYDIHVGEGQVTGHHGAVVHWSRWRSLVILIMATVLMSACADLATEHIQPILNQPNISQYFIGVTVLAMVPEIPEIVNGIQFALQNNISLSLEVGSCIAVQVCMLQIPILVLFNAFYDVGFVLLFSDLHLWASIFSVILVNYIFMDGKSDYFQGTALVIVYLILLALYYFAPSPAGC